A single Nitrospirota bacterium DNA region contains:
- the cutA gene encoding divalent-cation tolerance protein CutA: MNDGIIVLITASSEEEAVRIGRALVDERLAACVNIVPVVRSLFFWEGKTQDSPESLLICKSRKPLVEQLIRRVKSLHSYSVPEIIALPIIAGSSDYLNWVKDSTSR, translated from the coding sequence GTGAACGACGGTATCATCGTGCTGATCACCGCCAGCTCGGAAGAGGAGGCGGTCCGGATCGGAAGGGCGCTGGTGGACGAGCGGCTTGCGGCGTGCGTCAATATCGTACCCGTTGTGCGGTCCCTGTTCTTCTGGGAGGGGAAGACCCAGGACTCCCCGGAAAGCCTCCTGATCTGCAAGAGCAGAAAGCCGTTGGTCGAACAGCTCATACGCCGCGTGAAGTCTCTCCACTCCTACAGTGTACCGGAGATCATTGCCCTGCCGATCATTGCCGGATCCTCTGACTATCTCAACTGGGTTAAGGACTCTACCTCGCGATAG